From a single Pseudomonas serboccidentalis genomic region:
- a CDS encoding valine--tRNA ligase, which produces MDKTYQPHAIETSWYNTWESENYFAPQGAGDSYTIMIPPPNVTGSLHMGHGFNNAIMDALIRFRRMQGRNTLWQPGTDHAGIATQMLVERQLEATGQNRHDLGREKFLEKVWEWKDQSGGNISRQIRRLGSSVDWSRERFTMDDGLSEAVKEAFVRLHEDGLIYRGKRLVNWDTKLHTAISDLEVENHDEKGFLWNLKYPLADGAKTAEGNDFLIVATTRPETMLGDSAVAVNPNDERYKALIGKFVELPLVGRRIPIIADDYCDPEFGTGCVKITPAHDFNDYEVGKRHNLPLLNIFDKNANVLPAAQVFNLDGTLNDSIDGKIPAEYAGLERFEARKQIVAAFDAAGLLVSVDDHNLKVPKGDRSGTIIEPWLTDQWYVSTKPLAEPAIAAVEDGRIQFVPKQYENMYFSWMRDIQDWCISRQLWWGHRIPAWYDESGKVYVGRDEAEVRAKHNLGPDVALQQDNDVLDTWFSSGLWTFSTLGWPEKTEFLKKFHSTDVLVTGFDIIFFWVARMIMLTMHLIKNEDGTPQVPFKTVYVHGLVRDGQGQKMSKSKGNVLDPLDIIDGIELEELVRKRTSGLMQPKLAKKIEKQTRDEFADGIASYGTDALRFTFCSLASTGRDIKFDMGRVEGYRNFCNKIWNAARYVLDKGEDCGQNGEAYELSLADRWIISQLQRTEAEVTRQLDQFRFDLAAQALYEFIWNQYCDWYLELSKPVLWDENAPVERQRGTRRTLVRVLEVALRLAHPFMPFITEEIWQRIAPLAGIQGKTIMLQPWPVANEERIDPAAEDDIEWLKGLMLGTRNIRGEMNIGPGKPLPIYLKNVSAEDQRRLTENEALLKKLARLESITVLAAGEEAPLSATALVGEMEVLVPMAGLIDKGAELARLDKEILRLQGEVQRVGGKLSNAGFVDKAPAEVIEKERAKLAEAEQALGKLAEQHARISSL; this is translated from the coding sequence ATGGATAAGACCTACCAGCCGCACGCCATTGAAACTTCCTGGTACAACACCTGGGAGTCCGAGAACTATTTCGCACCGCAAGGCGCGGGCGATTCCTACACCATCATGATCCCGCCGCCGAACGTCACCGGCAGCCTGCACATGGGTCACGGTTTCAACAACGCGATCATGGACGCCCTGATCCGTTTCCGCCGCATGCAGGGTCGCAACACCCTGTGGCAGCCAGGCACCGACCACGCCGGTATCGCCACGCAGATGCTGGTGGAGCGTCAATTGGAAGCCACCGGCCAGAACCGTCATGACCTGGGTCGCGAGAAATTCCTCGAAAAAGTCTGGGAGTGGAAGGATCAGTCCGGCGGCAACATCAGCCGTCAGATCCGCCGCCTCGGCTCGTCCGTGGACTGGAGCCGCGAGCGCTTCACCATGGACGACGGCCTCTCGGAAGCGGTCAAGGAAGCGTTCGTACGCCTGCACGAAGACGGCCTGATCTACCGCGGCAAGCGTCTGGTCAACTGGGACACCAAGTTGCACACGGCGATTTCCGACCTCGAAGTGGAAAACCACGACGAGAAAGGGTTCCTGTGGAACCTCAAATACCCGCTGGCCGACGGCGCGAAAACCGCTGAAGGCAACGATTTCCTGATCGTCGCGACCACACGTCCGGAAACCATGCTCGGCGATTCCGCCGTGGCCGTTAACCCGAACGATGAGCGCTACAAAGCCTTGATCGGCAAGTTTGTCGAGCTGCCACTGGTTGGCCGCCGCATCCCGATCATCGCCGACGATTACTGCGATCCTGAATTCGGCACCGGCTGCGTGAAAATCACCCCGGCCCACGATTTCAACGACTACGAAGTCGGCAAACGCCACAACCTGCCGCTGCTGAACATCTTCGACAAGAACGCCAATGTGCTGCCAGCCGCCCAGGTGTTCAACCTCGACGGCACGCTGAACGACAGCATCGACGGCAAGATCCCGGCTGAATACGCCGGCCTTGAGCGTTTCGAAGCGCGCAAGCAGATCGTGGCTGCGTTCGACGCCGCCGGCCTGCTGGTCAGCGTCGACGATCACAACCTGAAAGTGCCGAAAGGCGACCGCTCCGGCACCATTATCGAACCGTGGCTGACCGACCAGTGGTACGTGTCGACCAAGCCTTTGGCTGAGCCGGCGATTGCTGCCGTTGAAGACGGCCGTATCCAGTTCGTGCCGAAGCAGTACGAAAACATGTACTTCTCGTGGATGCGCGACATCCAGGACTGGTGCATCAGCCGTCAGCTGTGGTGGGGCCACCGGATTCCGGCCTGGTACGACGAGTCGGGCAAGGTCTACGTCGGTCGCGACGAAGCCGAAGTGCGCGCCAAGCACAACCTCGGCCCGGACGTTGCATTGCAACAAGACAACGACGTGCTCGACACCTGGTTCAGTTCGGGCCTGTGGACGTTCTCCACCCTGGGCTGGCCGGAAAAGACCGAGTTCCTGAAGAAATTCCACTCCACCGACGTGCTGGTCACCGGTTTCGACATCATTTTCTTCTGGGTTGCCCGGATGATCATGCTGACGATGCACCTGATCAAGAACGAGGACGGCACGCCGCAGGTTCCATTCAAGACCGTTTACGTGCACGGTCTGGTGCGTGATGGCCAGGGCCAGAAGATGTCCAAGTCCAAGGGCAACGTCCTTGACCCGCTGGACATCATCGACGGTATCGAGCTGGAAGAACTGGTGCGCAAGCGCACCTCCGGCCTGATGCAGCCGAAACTGGCGAAGAAGATCGAGAAGCAGACCCGCGACGAGTTCGCTGACGGCATCGCCAGCTATGGCACCGACGCCCTGCGCTTCACGTTCTGCTCGCTGGCCTCCACCGGTCGTGACATCAAGTTCGACATGGGCCGCGTTGAAGGCTATCGCAACTTCTGCAACAAGATCTGGAACGCCGCGCGTTATGTTCTGGACAAGGGCGAAGACTGCGGCCAGAACGGCGAAGCCTACGAGCTGTCGCTGGCGGATCGCTGGATCATCTCGCAGCTGCAACGCACCGAAGCCGAAGTGACCCGTCAACTGGATCAGTTCCGTTTCGACCTCGCCGCGCAAGCGCTGTACGAGTTCATCTGGAACCAGTACTGCGACTGGTACCTGGAACTGTCCAAGCCAGTGCTGTGGGACGAGAACGCGCCGGTCGAGCGTCAGCGCGGCACCCGTCGCACACTGGTTCGCGTTCTGGAAGTGGCGTTGCGACTGGCGCACCCGTTCATGCCGTTCATCACTGAAGAAATCTGGCAGCGCATCGCGCCGCTGGCCGGCATTCAGGGCAAGACGATCATGCTGCAACCCTGGCCGGTGGCCAACGAAGAGCGCATCGATCCGGCGGCCGAAGACGACATCGAATGGCTCAAGGGCCTGATGCTCGGCACGCGTAACATCCGTGGCGAAATGAACATCGGCCCGGGCAAACCGCTGCCGATCTACCTGAAGAACGTCAGCGCTGAAGACCAGCGTCGCCTGACCGAGAACGAAGCGCTGCTGAAGAAGCTGGCGCGTCTGGAATCGATCACCGTGCTGGCGGCCGGCGAAGAAGCACCGCTGTCCGCGACCGCGCTGGTTGGCGAGATGGAAGTGCTGGTGCCAATGGCCGGCCTGATCGACAAGGGCGCTGAGCTGGCGCGTCTGGACAAGGAGATCCTGCGTCTGCAGGGCGAAGTCCAGCGGGTGGGCGGCAAGCTGTCGAACGCCGGTTTCGTTGACAAGGCCCCGGCCGAAGTCATCGAGAAGGAACGCGCCAAACTGGCCGAGGCTGAACAGGCCCTGGGCAAGCTGGCCGAGCAGCACGCGCGGATTTCGAGCCTGTAA
- a CDS encoding DNA polymerase III subunit chi codes for MDTPKPLQKPAHLLDDLESIRQLLGDDNLQPPLLTDTVDEGEQEQIPMLFEAVDATPPAIEPPPASPPIPAAQPAAAPVDKGPDALLHLDSELRAAAQLIMQDVIDDFAPHIETEIKRRLEARMERLLSQYE; via the coding sequence ATGGACACTCCAAAACCGCTGCAAAAGCCTGCGCACCTGCTGGACGATCTCGAATCGATCCGTCAGTTGCTCGGCGATGACAACCTGCAACCGCCACTGCTGACCGACACGGTCGATGAAGGCGAACAGGAACAGATTCCGATGTTGTTCGAGGCCGTCGACGCCACGCCGCCCGCCATCGAACCGCCACCCGCGTCGCCCCCTATACCTGCGGCGCAACCTGCTGCAGCGCCTGTGGATAAAGGCCCGGACGCCCTGCTGCACCTGGACAGCGAACTGCGCGCCGCCGCGCAATTGATCATGCAGGACGTGATCGACGACTTCGCGCCGCACATCGAAACCGAAATCAAACGCCGCCTCGAGGCGCGAATGGAGCGGTTGCTCAGCCAATACGAATAA
- a CDS encoding DNA polymerase III subunit chi, whose amino-acid sequence MTKVDFYILPSADPSARLDFACKLTEKAWRMGHRIYLHCSDVAQRDDLDARLWAFKGETFVPHGPADSEPDGLIVLGVGADCGAHQDLLVNLDLKVPAFANKFARVAEVVVEDPTIRAAARESFRFYREQGYPLQDHRLQRL is encoded by the coding sequence ATGACCAAAGTCGACTTTTATATCCTGCCCAGCGCCGATCCTTCGGCTCGCCTGGACTTTGCCTGCAAGCTCACCGAGAAAGCCTGGCGCATGGGCCACCGCATCTACCTGCATTGCAGCGATGTAGCCCAGCGTGACGATCTTGATGCGCGTCTGTGGGCGTTCAAGGGCGAAACCTTCGTGCCTCACGGCCCTGCCGACAGCGAACCGGACGGCTTGATCGTGCTGGGGGTGGGCGCTGATTGTGGCGCGCACCAGGATCTGCTGGTCAACCTCGACCTGAAAGTCCCGGCCTTTGCCAACAAATTCGCCCGCGTGGCGGAAGTGGTGGTGGAAGATCCGACGATTCGCGCGGCGGCACGGGAGAGTTTCCGTTTCTACCGCGAACAGGGCTATCCTCTGCAAGATCACCGTTTACAGCGACTCTGA
- a CDS encoding leucyl aminopeptidase — protein sequence MELVVKSVSPETLKTATLVVAVGEGRKLGVAAKQVDELSGGAISAVLKRGDLAGKVGQSLLLHSLPNLKAERVLLVGVGKDEELGDRPFRKIVAGILNTLKGLGGSDAVLALDEIIVKNRDSYGKTRLLAETLVDGEYTFDQFKSQKAEPRALKKVTLLTIKAAQAEVQRAVNHATAIANGMAFTRTLGNLPPNICHPTFLGEQAKNLGKEFKDLKVEVLDEKKIKSLGMGSFYAVGQGSAQPPRLIVMQYNGGKKSEKPYALVGKGITFDTGGISLKPGAGMDEMKYDMGGAASVFGTLRAVLELKLPINLVCILACAENMPSGTASRPGDIVTTMSGQTVEILNTDAEGRLVLCDALTYSERFKPQAVIDIATLTGACVVALGAHTSGLLGNNDELIEQLLSAGKAADDRAWQLPLFDEYQEQLDSPFADIANIGGPKAGTITAACFLSRFTKNLNWAHLDIAGTAWTSGGKDKGATGRPVPLLTQYLLDRAKA from the coding sequence ATGGAACTGGTTGTAAAAAGCGTTAGCCCAGAAACGTTGAAAACCGCCACCCTGGTGGTTGCCGTCGGCGAAGGCCGCAAACTCGGCGTTGCCGCCAAACAGGTCGACGAATTGAGCGGCGGCGCGATCAGCGCCGTACTCAAGCGTGGCGACCTGGCCGGCAAGGTCGGTCAGAGCCTGCTGCTGCACAGCCTGCCGAACCTGAAAGCCGAACGCGTGCTGCTGGTCGGCGTGGGCAAGGATGAAGAACTGGGCGACCGTCCGTTCCGCAAAATCGTTGCCGGCATCCTCAACACGCTCAAAGGCCTGGGTGGCAGCGATGCCGTGCTGGCCCTGGATGAAATCATCGTCAAGAATCGCGACAGCTACGGCAAAACCCGTCTGCTGGCCGAAACCCTGGTAGACGGCGAATACACCTTCGACCAGTTCAAGAGCCAGAAAGCCGAACCGCGCGCCCTGAAGAAAGTCACCCTGCTGACCATCAAGGCCGCTCAGGCCGAAGTGCAGCGCGCGGTGAACCACGCCACGGCAATCGCCAACGGCATGGCCTTCACCCGCACGCTGGGCAACCTGCCGCCGAATATCTGCCACCCGACCTTCCTCGGCGAGCAAGCCAAGAACCTCGGCAAAGAGTTCAAGGATCTGAAAGTCGAAGTGCTCGACGAGAAGAAGATCAAATCCCTGGGCATGGGCTCGTTCTACGCCGTCGGCCAGGGCAGCGCCCAGCCGCCGCGCCTGATCGTCATGCAGTACAACGGTGGCAAGAAGTCCGAGAAGCCTTACGCGCTGGTCGGCAAAGGCATCACCTTCGACACCGGCGGCATCAGTCTGAAGCCAGGCGCCGGCATGGACGAAATGAAATACGACATGGGCGGCGCGGCCTCCGTGTTCGGTACCCTGCGTGCCGTGCTTGAGCTGAAACTGCCGATCAACCTGGTGTGCATCCTCGCCTGCGCCGAAAACATGCCGAGCGGCACCGCTTCGCGCCCGGGCGACATCGTCACTACCATGAGCGGCCAGACCGTGGAAATCCTCAACACCGACGCCGAAGGCCGCCTGGTGCTGTGCGACGCCCTGACCTACTCCGAGCGCTTCAAGCCGCAAGCGGTGATCGACATCGCCACCCTGACCGGCGCCTGCGTCGTGGCACTGGGTGCACACACTTCCGGCCTGCTGGGCAACAACGACGAACTGATCGAGCAACTGCTCAGCGCCGGCAAGGCGGCTGACGACCGCGCCTGGCAACTGCCGCTGTTCGACGAATACCAGGAGCAACTGGACAGTCCGTTCGCCGACATCGCCAACATCGGCGGGCCGAAGGCCGGCACCATCACCGCCGCGTGCTTCCTGTCGCGCTTCACCAAGAACCTGAACTGGGCGCACTTGGACATCGCGGGCACTGCCTGGACCAGTGGCGGCAAGGACAAGGGCGCCACCGGCCGTCCGGTTCCGCTGCTGACCCAATACCTGCTGGACCGCGCCAAAGCCTGA